A genome region from Opitutaceae bacterium includes the following:
- a CDS encoding sugar phosphate isomerase/epimerase, translating into MPKILHIANLWSLVDHPSPRRQWSLDAKIRAVAEAGFDGLTAALTPEHRRAADKHGLEHRLGFISTSNPAEFARMLKEQKEGGAAHINVQLDDHDTPPALAARHWIQFERLAEKIGGLIPSLEVHRDTCTETPEKTYEIAERYHRATGNLIRLNFDFSHFAVVKHLNPDNYAARLLDHPDLVRNSDQSHCRPFNGHHCQVAVTRNGSLTPEVQSYLQFVRALFKCWKTAPRNRSRTLFVCPEMGPHQTNGGGYNITGLPPAWTDAVRLREELAKVWKSS; encoded by the coding sequence ATGCCGAAGATCCTGCACATCGCCAACCTCTGGTCCCTGGTCGACCATCCCTCCCCTCGCAGGCAGTGGTCGCTCGATGCAAAAATCAGGGCCGTCGCGGAGGCGGGCTTTGACGGCCTGACCGCGGCACTCACTCCCGAGCACCGCCGCGCCGCGGACAAACACGGGCTCGAACACCGGCTCGGCTTCATTTCGACAAGCAACCCCGCGGAATTCGCCAGGATGCTGAAGGAGCAGAAGGAGGGAGGCGCCGCACACATCAATGTCCAGCTCGACGACCATGACACGCCGCCCGCCCTGGCCGCGCGGCACTGGATCCAGTTTGAACGACTCGCTGAGAAAATCGGCGGACTCATACCGTCGCTGGAAGTTCATCGGGACACCTGCACGGAGACACCCGAAAAGACCTACGAGATCGCCGAGCGCTATCACAGAGCGACCGGAAATCTGATCCGGCTAAACTTCGACTTCTCGCATTTCGCCGTCGTCAAGCACTTGAACCCGGACAACTACGCGGCGCGCCTGCTTGATCACCCTGATCTGGTCAGGAATTCGGACCAGTCTCACTGCCGGCCGTTCAACGGGCACCATTGCCAGGTCGCAGTCACCCGCAACGGTTCCCTGACCCCGGAGGTGCAGAGCTACCTTCAATTCGTGCGTGCGCTCTTCAAGTGCTGGAAAACGGCGCCGCGCAACCGCAGTCGGACTTTGTTTGTGTGTCCCGAGATGGGGCCCCACCAGACCAATGGCGGCGGCTACAACATCACCGGTCTTCCCCCCGCCTGGACCGACGCCGTGCGGCTTCGCGAGGAACTGGCGAAGGTTTGGAAATCCTCCTGA
- a CDS encoding ThuA domain-containing protein, with translation MTSLPILRIFCLALILAGSLRSESERILKILFLGDSGHHQPALLLRTLAPVLMERGVQLVYTEDMDDISAAALKRYDGLLIYANIDQIAPAQERALIGYVESGGGLFALHCASYCFRNSDRYVDLVGAQFNSHGTGVVKTRIVAADNPVMRGFKGFESWDETYVHIRHNETNRTVLEKRDDEPWTWIRTQGKGRVFYTAWGHDKRTWSNPGFQELVERGLRYISGQTLPDALAHRPAVPPLQLVEQKGIPYYTPGQRSLGDASWPMMQEPLSPEDSMKHLIVPAGFEIQLVASEPQIRKPIAMNWDERGRLWIAETLDYPNRVLPYGEKGRDRILICEDTDQDGRMDKFTVFADGLNIPTGFTFARGGVIVLQSPNTLFLKDTDGDGKADINEILFSGWGRKDTHAGPSNLVYGFDNWIWGVLGYSGFTGSVGGEGLSFSQAFYRFSPTGDRLECLRTTNNNTWGLGFNEAGIPFASTANNNPNVYLPIPNRYYATAGMRLKTLGSISDTARFLAVTSRVRQVDVHWGYTAAAGHAFYTARAYPKKYWNRIAFVAEPTGHLVGQFIIEPSGANFHAHNPNNLISSDDEWFAPIMAEVGPDGAVWVIDWYNYIVQHNPTPKGFKVGAGNAYENELRDKRYGRIYRIVWKGGDTTKPATAPFTLADASPEKLVATLASDNLFWRRHAQRLLVERSRKDVAPQLIKLVENPSTDELGLNVAAIHALWTLQGLGAVDALPEVQDAVVKALHHPSAAVRYTAVSVLPHTSGTVAAVLKAGLLTDRDAQVRLAALLALASGPAFPDAGKAVFAMLNHSGLRLDQWTVDGATMAASTQRPAFLASATPEQIAAAREFTARSGLATTTLDTFENQPLGNPSDWKVSILSGSGSVQVTDNGRASSRSLLIQGTGEGAEIQVSRKFKVKPETRYDLSTYLETSDVVAKAGALGVFVSIPEIQGPREAVSQAMKETNKWSRMRVSFDTGGLSEITVRYTMGGGGLVTGKSWIDDITLADLGPSDETIADPLMPVLAHLLQQTGSRIDGDDAGAAGGAVVLKLGVIPDVMKYDQAEISIKAGEKGRLVLQNNDHMQHNAIVIQPGRIDAVGALADTMLADPRALSLNYIPESPDVLFAVPLVNPGESVGVNFTAPTTPGRYPIICTFPGHWRMMQSVLVVK, from the coding sequence ATGACCAGCCTTCCCATCCTTCGCATCTTCTGCCTTGCATTGATTCTTGCGGGTTCGCTCCGCTCTGAATCCGAGCGGATCCTGAAAATCCTCTTTCTCGGAGACAGCGGCCACCACCAGCCCGCCCTGCTGCTCCGGACCCTTGCGCCGGTGTTGATGGAACGCGGTGTCCAGTTGGTCTATACGGAGGACATGGACGACATCAGCGCCGCCGCGCTCAAGCGCTACGATGGCCTGTTGATCTATGCCAACATCGATCAGATCGCCCCGGCTCAGGAACGCGCGCTGATCGGCTACGTCGAAAGCGGCGGAGGCCTGTTCGCGCTGCACTGCGCCTCCTACTGCTTCCGCAACTCCGACCGCTATGTTGACCTCGTTGGAGCCCAGTTCAACAGCCACGGGACCGGCGTCGTCAAAACCCGGATTGTGGCGGCCGACAACCCGGTCATGCGCGGTTTCAAGGGCTTCGAAAGCTGGGACGAGACCTACGTGCACATCCGCCACAATGAAACGAACCGCACCGTCCTCGAAAAGCGTGACGACGAGCCCTGGACCTGGATTCGCACGCAGGGCAAGGGCCGGGTTTTCTACACCGCCTGGGGTCACGACAAGCGCACCTGGTCGAATCCCGGTTTTCAGGAGCTTGTCGAGCGCGGCCTGCGCTACATCAGCGGACAGACACTTCCCGACGCACTCGCCCATCGGCCCGCGGTGCCTCCGCTGCAGCTGGTTGAACAGAAGGGCATTCCCTACTACACCCCCGGGCAGCGCTCCCTGGGCGATGCGAGCTGGCCGATGATGCAGGAACCGCTTTCGCCCGAAGACTCGATGAAGCACCTGATCGTTCCAGCCGGCTTCGAGATCCAGCTCGTGGCGAGCGAACCGCAGATCCGCAAGCCTATCGCCATGAACTGGGACGAACGCGGTCGTCTGTGGATCGCCGAAACGCTGGACTACCCGAACCGCGTGCTTCCCTATGGAGAAAAGGGACGGGATAGAATTCTGATCTGCGAGGACACCGACCAGGATGGGAGGATGGACAAGTTCACCGTTTTTGCCGACGGACTCAATATCCCGACCGGATTCACCTTCGCCCGTGGCGGAGTGATTGTCCTGCAGTCTCCCAATACGCTTTTCCTCAAGGACACCGACGGTGACGGGAAAGCTGACATCAATGAAATTCTATTCAGCGGCTGGGGTCGAAAGGATACCCATGCCGGTCCGAGCAATCTCGTCTACGGATTCGACAACTGGATCTGGGGCGTGCTGGGCTATTCCGGCTTCACAGGCAGTGTGGGCGGAGAGGGACTCTCATTTTCGCAGGCCTTCTACCGGTTCAGTCCCACCGGTGATCGCCTTGAGTGCCTGCGCACCACAAACAACAACACCTGGGGTCTTGGTTTCAACGAGGCTGGCATTCCCTTTGCGTCGACGGCCAACAACAATCCCAATGTCTATCTGCCCATTCCGAATCGCTATTATGCGACGGCTGGAATGCGCCTGAAGACACTTGGAAGCATCTCCGACACGGCGCGATTTCTGGCGGTCACCAGCCGGGTACGGCAGGTCGATGTTCACTGGGGCTATACGGCCGCAGCCGGGCACGCCTTCTACACCGCGCGCGCCTATCCGAAAAAATACTGGAATCGAATCGCCTTCGTCGCAGAGCCCACCGGACACCTGGTCGGCCAGTTCATCATTGAGCCTTCCGGAGCCAATTTTCACGCCCACAACCCAAACAACCTCATCTCGAGCGATGATGAGTGGTTTGCACCCATCATGGCTGAGGTGGGGCCTGACGGGGCAGTCTGGGTCATCGATTGGTACAATTACATCGTTCAACACAATCCAACTCCGAAGGGCTTCAAGGTCGGGGCCGGCAATGCCTACGAAAATGAACTCCGCGACAAGCGATACGGCCGCATCTACCGGATTGTCTGGAAAGGCGGCGACACGACGAAGCCTGCGACCGCGCCTTTCACGCTCGCCGATGCCTCGCCCGAAAAGCTCGTTGCCACGCTTGCCAGCGACAACCTCTTCTGGCGCCGCCACGCCCAGCGCCTCCTTGTCGAGCGGAGTCGCAAGGATGTGGCCCCTCAGCTGATCAAGCTCGTGGAAAACCCCTCCACTGACGAATTGGGACTCAATGTTGCGGCGATTCACGCCCTCTGGACGCTTCAAGGCCTCGGTGCAGTGGATGCGCTTCCGGAGGTCCAGGATGCCGTGGTGAAGGCGCTCCACCACCCGTCCGCGGCCGTGCGATACACCGCAGTCAGCGTGCTGCCGCACACATCGGGAACCGTCGCCGCCGTCCTGAAGGCCGGTCTCCTCACCGACAGGGATGCCCAGGTGCGACTCGCCGCTCTCCTCGCGCTCGCCTCCGGACCGGCATTCCCCGACGCAGGCAAGGCCGTCTTTGCCATGCTCAATCACTCCGGCCTCAGACTCGACCAGTGGACCGTGGATGGAGCGACGATGGCCGCATCAACCCAGCGTCCGGCGTTTCTCGCGAGTGCGACTCCGGAACAGATTGCAGCCGCGCGGGAATTCACCGCCAGGTCAGGGCTTGCCACAACAACGCTCGACACCTTCGAGAATCAACCGCTCGGAAATCCCTCCGACTGGAAGGTCTCCATCCTCTCGGGCTCGGGCAGCGTCCAGGTGACGGACAACGGCCGCGCCAGCAGCCGAAGCCTCCTCATCCAGGGGACCGGCGAGGGGGCTGAGATCCAGGTGAGCCGGAAATTCAAGGTGAAACCGGAGACCCGGTACGATCTCTCGACCTACCTCGAAACCTCCGACGTCGTAGCGAAGGCGGGCGCGCTCGGCGTTTTTGTATCCATACCAGAAATACAGGGCCCCCGCGAGGCGGTCAGCCAGGCCATGAAGGAGACCAACAAGTGGAGCAGGATGCGGGTTTCGTTCGACACGGGCGGCCTCTCGGAAATCACCGTCAGGTACACGATGGGAGGAGGCGGACTGGTCACGGGAAAGTCGTGGATCGACGACATCACCCTGGCTGACCTCGGGCCTTCGGATGAAACCATTGCGGATCCGCTCATGCCGGTCCTGGCCCATCTGCTCCAGCAGACCGGCAGCCGGATCGACGGAGACGATGCCGGCGCGGCTGGCGGCGCGGTCGTGTTGAAACTGGGGGTGATCCCCGATGTCATGAAATACGACCAGGCGGAGATCAGCATCAAGGCCGGGGAAAAGGGCCGCCTGGTGCTGCAGAACAACGACCACATGCAGCACAATGCGATCGTCATCCAGCCCGGTCGCATTGACGCGGTCGGTGCATTGGCCGACACGATGCTGGCCGATCCCCGGGCCCTCTCCCTCAACTACATTCCGGAGAGTCCCGACGTGCTTTTCGCGGTTCCCCTCGTGAATCCGGGTGAATCAGTCGGCGTGAACTTCACCGCGCCCACAACTCCCGGCCGCTATCCGATAATCTGCACCTTTCCCGGACACTGGCGCATGATGCAGAGCGTCCTGGTCGTAAAATAG